The proteins below come from a single Piscinibacter gummiphilus genomic window:
- a CDS encoding MFS transporter — translation MSTPLPPERAPLRTLPAFMRFWYARLAGTTGNQMLMVALGWQMYDLTGSAWDLGLVGLLQFLPALLLTLVAGHVADRHDRSRILALAMAAQTVVAIVLMLATHGHWASRWLLLVLSVAVGTAKAFQMPAQQALVPSLVPASALPRALAFSSAGMQAAIVGGPALGGFVYVAGADVVYATCAACFIAAGVLFLRIGHPHVPPPKEPVSLRTVLAGFQFIWQRPVVLGAISLDLFAVLLGGATALLPMFAKDVLHVGPWGLGLLRGAPAAGALCMSLVLTRWPISRRVGHVMFAAVAVYGLATMVFGVSTSFVLSLVALWVSGAADMVSVVIRQSLVQLETPDAMRGRVAAVNSIFIGASNQLGEFESGATAAVLGPVGSVLLGGAGTLFIAGLWFKLFPDLARRERLTERA, via the coding sequence ATGTCCACGCCTCTCCCGCCCGAACGCGCGCCCTTGCGCACCCTGCCCGCCTTCATGCGCTTCTGGTACGCGCGGCTGGCCGGCACCACCGGCAACCAGATGCTGATGGTGGCCCTGGGCTGGCAGATGTACGACCTGACCGGCAGCGCCTGGGACCTCGGCCTCGTCGGCCTGCTGCAGTTCCTGCCGGCGCTGCTGCTCACGCTGGTGGCCGGGCACGTGGCCGACCGGCACGACCGCAGCCGCATCCTCGCGCTCGCGATGGCGGCGCAGACGGTGGTGGCCATCGTGCTGATGCTGGCCACGCACGGCCACTGGGCGAGCCGTTGGCTGCTGCTGGTGCTGTCGGTCGCCGTCGGCACGGCCAAGGCCTTCCAGATGCCGGCGCAGCAGGCGCTGGTGCCGTCGCTCGTGCCGGCCAGCGCGCTGCCGCGGGCGCTGGCCTTCAGCTCGGCCGGCATGCAGGCGGCCATCGTCGGCGGCCCTGCGCTCGGAGGCTTCGTCTACGTGGCCGGGGCCGACGTGGTCTACGCCACCTGCGCCGCGTGTTTCATCGCGGCGGGCGTGCTCTTCTTGCGCATTGGCCACCCGCACGTGCCGCCCCCCAAGGAGCCGGTGTCGCTGCGCACGGTGCTGGCGGGCTTCCAGTTCATCTGGCAACGGCCGGTGGTGCTGGGGGCGATCTCGCTCGATCTCTTCGCGGTGCTGCTGGGCGGTGCCACCGCACTGCTGCCGATGTTTGCGAAAGACGTGCTGCACGTGGGCCCCTGGGGCCTGGGCCTCTTGCGTGGGGCACCGGCGGCCGGGGCCTTGTGCATGTCGCTCGTGCTCACGCGCTGGCCGATCTCGCGCCGCGTGGGGCATGTGATGTTCGCGGCGGTGGCGGTGTATGGCCTCGCGACGATGGTCTTCGGCGTGTCGACCTCGTTCGTGCTCTCGCTCGTGGCGCTGTGGGTGAGCGGCGCGGCCGACATGGTGAGCGTGGTGATCCGCCAGTCTCTCGTGCAGCTGGAGACACCCGATGCGATGCGCGGGCGCGTGGCGGCGGTCAACTCGATCTTCATCGGCGCGTCGAACCAGCTCGGCGAGTTCGAGTCGGGCGCGACGGCCGCCGTGCTCGGGCCGGTGGGCTCGGTGCTGCTTGGCGGCGCGGGCACCCTCTTCATCGCCGGGCTTTGGTTCAAGCTCTTTCCCGACCTCGCGCGGCGTGAGCGCCTGACCGAGCGCGCCTGA
- a CDS encoding RluA family pseudouridine synthase: MSPLPLFLDDALVVVDKPAGLPSVPGRPAELHDCMASRVQAELPDALVVHRLDMATSGLLVFARHKAAQSALGTAFAQRGVAKGYVAVVAGEVADDDGEIDLPLIADWPNRPLQKVDHALGKPSVTRYRVIERLHGRTRVALTPLTGRSHQLRVHLLALGHPIVGDALYAPPEVAAQSPRLLLHAHTLAFAHPVSGKPLSFESPLPF, encoded by the coding sequence GTGAGCCCGCTGCCCCTCTTCCTGGACGATGCCCTGGTCGTCGTCGACAAGCCCGCGGGCCTGCCTTCGGTGCCCGGCCGGCCCGCCGAGTTGCACGACTGCATGGCCTCGCGCGTGCAAGCCGAGCTGCCCGATGCACTGGTGGTGCACCGGCTCGACATGGCGACCTCGGGCCTGCTCGTCTTCGCCCGCCACAAGGCCGCGCAGAGCGCACTCGGCACGGCCTTCGCGCAGCGCGGCGTGGCCAAGGGCTACGTGGCCGTGGTGGCCGGCGAGGTGGCCGACGACGACGGCGAGATCGACCTGCCGCTCATCGCCGACTGGCCCAACCGGCCGCTGCAGAAGGTCGACCACGCGCTCGGCAAACCGTCCGTCACCCGCTACCGTGTGATCGAGCGCCTGCATGGCCGCACCCGCGTGGCGCTCACGCCGCTCACCGGCCGCTCGCACCAGCTGCGCGTGCACCTGCTGGCGCTCGGCCACCCCATCGTGGGCGATGCGCTCTATGCGCCGCCCGAGGTGGCCGCGCAGTCGCCGCGGCTGCTGCTGCACGCCCACACACTGGCCTTCGCCCACCCGGTGAGCGGCAAGCCCCTGTCGTTCGAGAGCCCCCTGCCCTTCTGA